A genomic stretch from Marinimicrobium sp. C6131 includes:
- the rsxD gene encoding electron transport complex subunit RsxD, producing MLRVTSPHTHSTRGTGQLMRLVVFATLPGLVAMTLAFGWGSLFNVLLASLSALAFEALVMKLRGRPVMFYLRDCSALVTGVLLGLALPPYCPWWLVVTGSGIAIILAKQLYGGMGYNPFNPAMVGYVVLLISFPVDMTQWAAPAATLAEGQSLVGLTEGLKQIFAGVPVDGYTAATPLDVMKQNTGQTMADLYTSDPTLNAGWLAGAGWEWVNLGFLLGGAFLLYQRVFTWHAPVAMLVALAVMSVLFFDGSSASNGSPVFHLLSGATMFGAFFIVTDPVSSAVSTRGRLIYGALIGILLYVMRAWSNYPDAVAFAVLLANFAAPFIDYYTLPRTYGHTKARRATEKEEH from the coding sequence ATGTTGAGGGTCACCTCCCCCCACACACACAGTACCCGTGGTACCGGGCAACTGATGCGCCTGGTGGTGTTCGCCACGCTGCCCGGCCTGGTCGCCATGACCCTGGCTTTTGGCTGGGGCAGCCTGTTCAATGTGCTGCTGGCCAGTCTGTCCGCTTTGGCGTTTGAAGCACTGGTCATGAAGCTGCGCGGGCGTCCGGTGATGTTTTATCTGCGTGATTGCAGCGCTCTGGTCACCGGTGTGCTACTCGGTTTGGCGCTGCCGCCCTACTGCCCCTGGTGGCTGGTGGTGACCGGCAGCGGCATTGCCATTATCCTGGCCAAACAGCTCTATGGCGGCATGGGCTACAACCCGTTCAACCCGGCCATGGTCGGCTATGTGGTGTTGCTGATTTCGTTCCCGGTGGACATGACCCAGTGGGCCGCTCCGGCCGCGACCCTGGCCGAAGGTCAAAGCCTGGTCGGGTTGACTGAGGGCCTCAAGCAGATTTTCGCTGGCGTGCCGGTGGACGGCTACACCGCAGCCACCCCGCTGGATGTCATGAAGCAGAACACCGGTCAGACCATGGCCGATCTCTACACCAGCGATCCGACCCTGAATGCCGGCTGGCTGGCCGGTGCCGGCTGGGAATGGGTCAACCTGGGCTTCCTGCTCGGCGGCGCCTTCCTGCTGTATCAGCGGGTGTTCACCTGGCACGCCCCGGTGGCCATGCTGGTCGCCCTGGCGGTGATGTCTGTACTATTCTTTGATGGTAGCTCGGCCAGCAACGGCTCTCCGGTCTTTCATCTGTTGTCCGGGGCCACCATGTTCGGGGCCTTCTTTATCGTGACCGATCCGGTCAGTTCGGCGGTGAGCACCCGGGGACGATTGATTTATGGCGCCTTGATCGGAATTTTGCTGTACGTCATGCGGGCCTGGAGCAATTACCCCGATGCGGTCGCCTTCGCGGTACTGCTGGCCAATTTTGCCGCGCCCTTTATCGATTATTACACGCTGCCCCGCACCTACGGTCATACCAAGGCGCGCCGCGCGACCGAAAAGGAGGAACACTAG
- the rsxB gene encoding electron transport complex subunit RsxB — MLDLIIQNPIASALIALGSLALIFGAILGYAAVRFRLEEDPVIQQIDDLLPQTQCGQCGYPGCRPYAQAIANGDAINKCPPGGQATINALADLLDVEAPTLDAEHGEESEVKKVAYIREDECIGCTKCIQACPVDAIIGAAKQMHTVIVDECTGCDLCVEPCPVDCIDMVPIETGLNEWKWAKPAPAEAQAINLIATDRDTTGEAA, encoded by the coding sequence ATGCTGGACCTGATCATACAAAATCCGATTGCCTCGGCGCTGATTGCGCTCGGTAGCCTGGCGCTTATTTTCGGTGCCATATTGGGCTATGCCGCCGTGCGCTTTCGTCTGGAGGAAGACCCGGTCATCCAGCAGATTGATGACCTCCTGCCCCAGACCCAGTGCGGTCAGTGCGGCTATCCGGGCTGTCGCCCCTATGCCCAGGCCATTGCCAATGGCGATGCGATCAATAAGTGCCCTCCCGGTGGTCAGGCCACCATCAACGCCCTGGCGGATCTGCTGGATGTGGAAGCGCCGACACTGGACGCTGAACATGGCGAAGAGTCCGAAGTAAAAAAGGTGGCGTACATCCGGGAAGACGAGTGCATCGGCTGCACCAAATGCATTCAGGCCTGTCCGGTGGATGCCATTATCGGGGCGGCCAAGCAGATGCACACGGTGATTGTGGATGAGTGCACCGGCTGCGATCTGTGCGTCGAGCCCTGCCCGGTCGATTGCATCGATATGGTGCCCATCGAAACCGGCCTCAACGAGTGGAAATGGGCGAAACCGGCTCCGGCCGAAGCGCAGGCGATCAACCTGATTGCCACTGATCGAGACACCACAGGTGAAGCGGCTTAA
- the rsxG gene encoding electron transport complex subunit RsxG → MFGWSIGKNSLLLGAFALVTAGVLAGTYQATRDQIADAERQAAAAALLEIIPEDQHDNDLLTDTLAVPEEALDTLGLRQPEAIHLARQNGQVEAVIIPAVAPDGYSGNIRMIVGVHRDGRIAGVRVLTHNETPGLGDKVDLKKSDWILGFHGRSLGNPAAEDWRVKKDGGAFDQFTGATITPRAVVHQVRRVLEFVDQYHTVLFPDDVPEKAPETSENTGTTQ, encoded by the coding sequence ATGTTCGGTTGGTCGATTGGTAAAAACAGCCTGTTATTGGGGGCTTTTGCACTGGTAACCGCCGGTGTGCTTGCCGGTACCTACCAGGCCACCCGGGATCAGATCGCGGATGCCGAGCGGCAGGCGGCCGCCGCCGCTCTACTGGAAATCATTCCGGAAGATCAGCATGATAACGACCTGCTGACCGACACCTTAGCCGTGCCGGAGGAGGCGCTGGACACCCTGGGCCTGCGCCAGCCAGAGGCCATTCACCTGGCCCGCCAGAACGGGCAGGTTGAAGCGGTGATCATTCCCGCCGTCGCGCCCGACGGCTACAGCGGAAATATCCGGATGATCGTGGGCGTTCACCGGGATGGCCGAATTGCCGGTGTGCGGGTGCTCACCCACAATGAAACTCCGGGCCTGGGTGATAAGGTGGACCTGAAAAAAAGCGACTGGATACTGGGCTTTCACGGCCGCTCCCTCGGGAATCCGGCAGCGGAAGACTGGCGCGTGAAAAAAGACGGAGGCGCCTTCGACCAGTTTACCGGTGCCACTATCACCCCACGAGCGGTGGTGCATCAGGTTCGACGTGTCCTGGAATTTGTGGACCAGTACCACACGGTGCTCTTCCCGGACGACGTCCCCGAGAAAGCCCCTGAAACTTCTGAAAACACAGGCACGACGCAATGA
- a CDS encoding electron transport complex subunit E, with the protein MSEAADYQAISKNGLWTNNPALVQLLGLCPLLAVTGSVVNALGLGLATLLVLTSSNIIVSLIRKGVSDAVRLPAFVMIIAALTTCIELLMRAFTYELYTILGIFIPLIVTNCAILGRADAFASKNPVLPSAADGLMMGMGFMFVLLAVGSVRELLGNGTLFDDMHLLLGEGARDWTWQPFEHYPGFLVAVLPPGAFIVTGFLIALKNSVDAQLKRREAARSTKPVKGSKRVRTTGNIS; encoded by the coding sequence ATGAGTGAAGCCGCCGACTATCAAGCGATTTCCAAAAACGGCCTCTGGACCAACAACCCGGCGCTGGTACAACTGCTTGGCCTGTGTCCGCTGTTGGCGGTGACCGGCTCTGTGGTCAACGCGCTGGGGTTGGGACTGGCTACGTTACTGGTACTGACCAGCTCCAACATTATTGTGTCCCTGATTCGCAAAGGCGTCAGTGATGCGGTGCGCCTGCCCGCTTTCGTGATGATCATTGCAGCCCTGACCACCTGCATCGAACTGTTGATGCGAGCATTCACTTACGAGCTGTACACCATTCTCGGGATTTTCATTCCGCTGATTGTGACCAACTGCGCCATTCTGGGGCGGGCCGACGCCTTTGCCAGTAAAAACCCGGTGCTGCCGTCAGCCGCCGACGGGTTGATGATGGGAATGGGCTTCATGTTTGTGCTACTGGCCGTGGGCTCAGTGCGTGAACTGCTCGGTAACGGCACTTTATTCGATGACATGCACTTGCTGCTGGGCGAAGGCGCCCGCGACTGGACCTGGCAACCCTTCGAGCACTATCCGGGTTTTCTCGTGGCCGTGCTTCCCCCCGGCGCCTTTATCGTGACCGGCTTTCTGATTGCGCTGAAAAACAGTGTTGACGCTCAGTTGAAAAGACGCGAAGCCGCGCGTAGCACCAAGCCGGTCAAAGGCAGCAAACGGGTACGTACCACCGGGAATATCAGCTAA
- a CDS encoding mechanosensitive ion channel family protein yields MLDTEKINELISLYVIPWAINIVTALLIFIIGRIIISILVGILGKVLGRTKLDSILIEFTQTIAKVLLLIFVIVAALDQLGVNTTSLIAVLGAAGLAIGLALQGSLQNFAAGFLLLVLRPFKAGDYIEAAGTAGMVEKISIFSTILRTPDNKEVTIPNGAIYGGNIINYSARDTRRVDMVFGISYGDDLKKAKEVMMAALTSDERVLQDPAPNVAVSALADSSVNFIVRPWVKTEDYWPVYWDMTEKIKVELEANGMSIPFPQRDLHIFNEKP; encoded by the coding sequence ATGCTCGACACCGAAAAGATCAACGAACTGATCAGTCTTTACGTCATACCCTGGGCCATCAACATTGTCACGGCCCTGCTGATTTTCATTATCGGCCGGATCATCATCAGCATCCTCGTCGGTATTCTCGGTAAGGTGCTGGGTCGCACCAAGCTGGACAGCATACTGATTGAGTTCACCCAAACCATTGCCAAAGTGCTGCTGCTCATTTTTGTCATCGTGGCCGCGTTGGACCAGTTGGGTGTGAACACCACTTCCCTGATTGCCGTTCTCGGTGCGGCCGGCCTGGCCATCGGCCTGGCGCTGCAGGGATCGCTGCAGAACTTTGCCGCTGGCTTCCTGCTGCTGGTGCTGCGCCCGTTCAAAGCCGGAGACTATATCGAGGCCGCTGGCACGGCGGGAATGGTGGAAAAGATCAGTATTTTCTCGACCATTCTGCGTACGCCAGACAACAAAGAAGTCACCATCCCCAACGGCGCCATTTACGGAGGGAATATCATCAACTACTCCGCCCGGGACACCCGGCGGGTGGATATGGTATTTGGTATCAGCTACGGCGACGATCTGAAAAAAGCCAAGGAAGTCATGATGGCCGCGCTCACATCGGACGAGCGGGTACTGCAGGATCCCGCACCGAACGTTGCCGTATCGGCCCTGGCCGATAGTAGTGTCAACTTCATCGTGCGGCCCTGGGTGAAAACCGAGGATTACTGGCCGGTGTACTGGGACATGACCGAGAAAATCAAGGTGGAGCTGGAAGCGAACGGTATGAGCATCCCCTTCCCCCAGCGCGACCTCCATATCTTCAACGAAAAACCATAG
- a CDS encoding FG-GAP-like repeat-containing protein has translation MPKAYLLWGLVGVSVLCQAQSSVELIDSEPGAEPQVEASAEALPKEPEQVLKVLRQRVDALGLSEEPAPVAGSTASEGALFELGKQLFFSQSLSEQRDVACASCHHPLLGGGDGLSLPVGVDAIDPQLIGPGRVHNGNRARDPLADGGPNVPRNSPTTFNLHVYQRRLFWDGRVEVADYHNTGDGQSVPIRTPDSLRNLPDPHAGNDLAAAQAMFPLTSANEMFGRDADKVLSNQDKRRILERRLQGLEAGTDTGAEDGSPWLPLFQTAFDDPRENPEQVVTMERVGLAQAHYQRSQVFLDNPWFRFLDGDDGAISEDARLGALLFYTPLSEGGYGCSQCHAGRRFTDESFHNLAVPQFGRGKDRHGFDLGRMLESSHPDDRYAFRTPSLLNVSVTGPWGHTGAFLTLSQAIRHHMDVETSVLAYDYSLQSNPQFKGIPTDRERYRNRSLEALEQARDSGSWKYLSHRRFDPVHARYLEAFLETLTDPCTTDPECLARWLPDADDDGPDGERLYARTGSFVGQPVTFQPALPSSVQTATRDEPEPMREPWFVDATVMTGLDYSLPVVGNGDEQHRVSGGIAVGDYDGDGWDDLFISHSVLPGKLYRNQGDGTFEETTELAIGTLRSQQFGALFFDYDQNGHRDLLLVEDNRHDDFLRVYQNQGDGFFLPDPFKAGIGFNRFTHSLSAGDFDRDGRIDLYAAHWGFTAGADNSGYLWRNKGEGQFADASDLLPPTRESPQTGKLGLVFTAAFTDLNNNGWPDLLLAGDFLTSQVLINESGAGFVDRTDAVISDENGMGMAVGDYDNDGDLDWFVTSIWNPLEHKAYVGGESGNRLYRNDGQGRFDDATDKAGVRPGFWGWGACFADFNNDGWLDIFHTNGMTSKNVANEAIFAQFIHDPSLLYINNGDGTFTERALEVGLNHTRQGRGVSCFDYDRDGKVDIFISHSGEPVTVFRNVAQTGHHFFTVRLRGGPDNLDGIGAKVHVRSGQLSQVREIRLGSNYLSNDPLVAHFGLGESQQIDELRVVWPDGTEQRLGALDVDQYLVVEKPGSL, from the coding sequence ATGCCTAAAGCCTATCTGTTGTGGGGCCTGGTAGGGGTCAGTGTACTTTGCCAAGCACAATCTTCGGTTGAACTGATTGACTCCGAACCCGGAGCTGAACCTCAGGTCGAGGCTTCGGCGGAGGCGCTGCCAAAGGAACCGGAGCAGGTGCTCAAGGTGCTCAGGCAGCGGGTCGATGCACTGGGGCTCAGTGAGGAGCCAGCGCCGGTGGCAGGCTCGACGGCCTCCGAGGGCGCTCTGTTTGAGCTGGGTAAACAGTTGTTTTTCAGTCAGTCTCTGAGTGAACAACGGGATGTCGCCTGCGCGTCCTGTCACCACCCCTTGCTGGGTGGTGGGGATGGTTTGTCGCTGCCGGTGGGTGTCGATGCCATTGATCCGCAACTGATTGGGCCGGGCCGGGTTCACAATGGTAATCGGGCCCGGGACCCGCTGGCCGATGGGGGCCCGAATGTTCCCCGCAACTCACCGACCACCTTCAATTTGCATGTTTATCAGCGGCGGCTGTTCTGGGATGGGCGGGTTGAGGTGGCGGACTATCACAACACCGGAGACGGACAATCGGTGCCCATCCGCACTCCTGACAGTCTGCGCAATTTGCCGGATCCTCACGCCGGCAATGATTTGGCGGCCGCCCAGGCGATGTTTCCCCTGACATCCGCCAATGAAATGTTCGGTCGTGACGCCGACAAGGTATTGAGCAACCAGGACAAGCGTCGAATCCTTGAGCGGCGTTTGCAAGGCCTGGAGGCAGGGACGGACACCGGGGCGGAAGATGGCAGCCCCTGGCTGCCACTTTTTCAGACAGCCTTTGATGACCCCCGAGAGAACCCCGAGCAAGTGGTGACCATGGAGCGGGTCGGTTTGGCGCAAGCCCACTATCAACGCTCACAAGTGTTTCTTGATAATCCCTGGTTCAGATTTCTCGATGGCGATGACGGCGCCATTTCCGAAGACGCGCGCCTCGGTGCCTTGCTGTTCTATACGCCGCTGAGTGAGGGTGGTTATGGATGCAGTCAGTGCCATGCCGGGCGTCGCTTTACCGACGAGTCGTTTCACAACCTCGCGGTCCCCCAGTTTGGACGCGGTAAGGATCGTCACGGATTTGATCTGGGGCGAATGCTCGAGAGCTCTCACCCCGATGACCGATACGCGTTTCGTACGCCCTCGTTGCTGAACGTCTCGGTAACCGGCCCTTGGGGGCACACCGGCGCCTTTCTTACCCTGAGCCAGGCGATCCGCCATCATATGGATGTGGAAACCTCGGTGCTCGCCTATGACTACAGCCTGCAGAGCAATCCGCAGTTCAAGGGTATTCCAACCGACCGGGAGCGCTACCGGAATCGCTCCCTGGAGGCACTGGAGCAGGCCAGGGACAGTGGCAGTTGGAAGTACCTGTCTCACCGTCGTTTTGACCCGGTGCATGCCCGGTATCTCGAAGCTTTTCTGGAGACCCTGACCGATCCCTGTACCACGGACCCCGAGTGTCTGGCACGCTGGCTGCCCGACGCCGATGATGATGGCCCGGATGGCGAGCGGCTATATGCCCGCACCGGATCGTTCGTTGGGCAGCCCGTGACTTTCCAGCCCGCGTTGCCGTCCTCTGTGCAGACGGCGACGCGGGACGAGCCTGAGCCGATGCGGGAACCCTGGTTTGTGGATGCGACCGTAATGACGGGACTGGATTATTCACTGCCGGTCGTGGGTAATGGCGACGAGCAACACCGGGTCTCGGGTGGGATAGCGGTGGGTGACTACGATGGCGACGGCTGGGATGATCTGTTTATCAGTCATTCTGTGTTGCCCGGAAAACTGTATCGCAACCAGGGTGATGGCACCTTTGAAGAAACGACCGAGCTTGCCATCGGTACATTGCGCAGTCAGCAGTTCGGTGCACTCTTTTTTGACTATGATCAGAATGGACACCGGGATCTCCTGCTCGTAGAGGACAACCGTCACGATGATTTCCTGAGAGTCTATCAGAACCAGGGAGACGGCTTTTTTCTGCCGGATCCTTTCAAAGCCGGTATCGGATTCAATCGTTTTACGCACAGTCTTTCCGCCGGTGACTTCGACCGGGACGGTCGGATTGATCTGTACGCGGCGCACTGGGGGTTCACGGCCGGTGCGGACAACAGTGGGTATTTATGGCGCAATAAGGGCGAAGGTCAGTTCGCGGATGCCAGTGATCTGTTGCCTCCCACCCGGGAGTCTCCCCAGACGGGGAAGCTCGGGCTCGTATTTACCGCCGCGTTTACGGATCTCAACAACAATGGCTGGCCGGATCTGTTACTGGCTGGAGATTTTCTGACCAGTCAGGTGCTGATCAACGAGTCGGGCGCAGGGTTTGTCGATCGGACTGATGCGGTGATTTCGGATGAGAACGGCATGGGAATGGCGGTTGGAGACTACGACAATGATGGCGACCTTGACTGGTTTGTGACGTCGATATGGAACCCTCTTGAGCACAAGGCTTACGTTGGAGGAGAGTCCGGCAACAGACTTTATCGGAATGATGGCCAGGGGCGCTTTGATGACGCCACCGACAAGGCGGGTGTGCGCCCCGGATTCTGGGGGTGGGGTGCCTGTTTTGCTGACTTCAACAATGACGGTTGGCTGGATATTTTCCACACCAACGGCATGACCAGTAAAAATGTCGCCAATGAAGCCATCTTTGCCCAGTTCATCCACGACCCCAGCCTGCTGTATATCAACAATGGTGACGGCACGTTCACGGAGCGGGCACTGGAGGTCGGGCTGAATCATACACGGCAGGGGCGTGGCGTCAGCTGTTTTGATTACGACCGCGACGGTAAAGTGGATATTTTTATCAGTCACAGTGGTGAACCCGTGACTGTATTTCGCAACGTCGCCCAGACGGGGCATCACTTCTTCACCGTGAGGCTTCGTGGTGGGCCGGACAACCTGGACGGTATCGGGGCCAAGGTCCATGTGCGCAGCGGCCAGTTGTCACAAGTGAGAGAGATCCGATTGGGGTCCAATTATCTGTCTAACGATCCGCTGGTGGCCCATTTCGGGCTGGGCGAGAGCCAACAAATCGACGAATTGAGAGTTGTCTGGCCGGACGGAACAGAGCAACGGTTGGGGGCGCTCGATGTGGATCAATATCTGGTTGTAGAAAAGCCCGGTTCGTTGTGA
- the rsxA gene encoding electron transport complex subunit RsxA, with protein MTEFAIILLSAILVNNFVLVQFLGLCPFMGVSNKLETAIGMAGATTFVLTLASVCSYLINTWILMPLDIGFMRTISFILVIAVVVQFSKMFIEKTSPLLYRVLGIFLPLITTNCAVLGVALQNTTKDHGFFESTVFGFGAALGFSLVLILFSAMRERLAVADVPTPFKGAAIGMITAGLMSLAFMGFGGLV; from the coding sequence ATGACCGAATTCGCCATCATATTGTTGAGCGCCATTTTGGTGAACAACTTCGTACTGGTTCAGTTTTTGGGACTGTGCCCGTTTATGGGCGTGTCCAACAAACTGGAAACCGCCATCGGCATGGCCGGGGCCACCACCTTTGTGTTGACCCTGGCCTCGGTGTGCAGCTACCTGATCAACACCTGGATACTGATGCCGCTGGACATCGGTTTCATGCGCACCATTTCGTTCATTCTGGTGATTGCGGTAGTAGTACAGTTCTCCAAAATGTTCATTGAGAAAACCAGCCCACTGCTATATCGGGTGCTGGGTATTTTTCTGCCCCTGATCACCACCAATTGCGCGGTGCTGGGCGTGGCTTTGCAGAACACCACCAAGGATCACGGCTTTTTTGAGTCCACGGTCTTCGGCTTTGGTGCGGCACTGGGGTTTTCGCTGGTGCTGATTCTGTTCTCCGCCATGCGCGAGCGCCTCGCCGTGGCCGATGTGCCGACACCGTTCAAAGGCGCCGCCATCGGCATGATTACCGCCGGTTTGATGTCCCTGGCCTTTATGGGCTTTGGTGGTTTGGTCTAG
- the rsxC gene encoding electron transport complex subunit RsxC, translated as MGSLIKVWDIPGGVHPPENKAQSLQLPLARMPLPPVLTLPLNQHIGKPAKPVVTVGERVLGGQLVAEAEGVFSARVHAPTSGVVSAIEDRLIPHPSGYSAPCIVIDVDGKDEWIPLERCDDYDALDKSELLGKIRSAGVAGLGGAGFPTSVKLSPRADHRIHTLIINGTECEPYITADDMLMQVKADEIVAGTLLLAKLLDHPKALLIGVEDNKPKAIAALEKAAEGTPVQVVSFPTKYPSGGEKQLIQILTGKEVPSGQIPASIGVVCQNVGTTVAAYRAVRYGEPLVSRITTLVGEALTTQRNVEVLLGTPIDFLLEQHGFDAKKASRLVMGGPMMGFALPEPSVPVIKTTNCILAPTKKELPPPQPAQACIRCGLCAEACPASLLPQQLFWYAQAEDYEKLEAHSLFDCIECGACSYVCPSHIPLVQYYRASKGAIRQQQQEKEKSDRARRRFEFRQERIAKEEAEKAAKREARKKAAEEAKRKLAEQKSDAPAAKADPVADALAKAQARQQSPEAQRAKLERNLAAAKDRLEKAQRPLEPGEPGAEVTDEQREKQKARIKQAELKVREAEDKLHQLEQGSGATKARDDSETKPADDPVSAAIARAQAKMTMSPEDKLKSSLESLYKRLAKAEEKADAARASGDDKADALQQGVDKLKQKIADTQQELSELAPSTVAEPSSASRHTDDVASMAIERAKAKAAAMGTMSAEDKQRAQIESLKARIEKARQRLEKAEAEQDENVDAFRTGLTKLEDKLQQLTEGR; from the coding sequence ATGGGTAGTTTAATCAAAGTGTGGGACATTCCCGGTGGCGTTCACCCGCCGGAGAACAAGGCGCAATCTCTGCAGTTACCGCTGGCCAGAATGCCCTTGCCTCCGGTGCTGACACTGCCCCTGAATCAACACATCGGCAAACCCGCCAAACCCGTGGTTACCGTGGGCGAACGGGTTCTGGGCGGCCAGCTCGTGGCTGAAGCCGAAGGCGTTTTCAGCGCCCGGGTGCACGCCCCGACGTCCGGCGTCGTCAGTGCCATTGAGGACCGCCTGATTCCCCACCCCTCCGGTTATTCCGCACCCTGTATCGTCATTGATGTGGACGGCAAGGATGAGTGGATACCGCTGGAGCGGTGCGACGACTATGATGCGCTGGACAAGAGCGAACTGCTTGGCAAAATACGCAGTGCGGGTGTCGCCGGGCTGGGCGGTGCCGGCTTCCCCACCTCGGTGAAACTGAGCCCACGCGCCGACCACCGCATTCATACCCTGATCATTAACGGCACCGAGTGCGAGCCCTATATCACCGCCGATGACATGCTGATGCAGGTCAAGGCGGACGAAATTGTCGCCGGCACCCTACTGCTGGCCAAGCTGCTCGACCATCCCAAGGCGCTGTTGATCGGCGTTGAGGACAACAAGCCCAAGGCCATTGCCGCGCTGGAAAAGGCGGCCGAGGGCACGCCGGTGCAGGTGGTGTCGTTTCCCACCAAATACCCCTCCGGGGGTGAAAAGCAACTGATCCAGATTCTGACGGGCAAAGAGGTCCCCAGCGGCCAGATACCCGCCAGCATTGGTGTAGTGTGCCAGAACGTGGGCACCACGGTGGCCGCCTATCGGGCGGTGCGTTACGGCGAACCACTGGTATCCCGCATCACGACCCTGGTGGGTGAGGCGCTGACAACCCAGCGCAATGTGGAGGTGTTACTCGGTACACCGATCGACTTTCTTCTCGAGCAGCACGGCTTCGACGCAAAGAAAGCCTCGCGCCTGGTGATGGGCGGCCCCATGATGGGCTTTGCCCTGCCGGAGCCCAGTGTGCCGGTGATCAAAACCACCAACTGCATTCTGGCACCCACGAAAAAAGAACTGCCGCCACCCCAGCCGGCGCAAGCCTGCATCCGCTGTGGCTTGTGTGCCGAGGCCTGCCCGGCGAGCCTGTTACCGCAGCAACTGTTCTGGTACGCCCAGGCGGAGGATTACGAAAAGCTCGAAGCGCACAGCCTGTTCGACTGCATTGAATGCGGTGCCTGCTCCTACGTCTGCCCCAGCCATATTCCGCTGGTGCAGTACTATCGGGCTTCAAAAGGGGCGATCCGCCAGCAACAACAGGAAAAAGAGAAGTCCGACCGGGCCCGGCGCCGTTTTGAGTTCCGTCAGGAACGCATCGCCAAAGAAGAAGCCGAAAAGGCCGCCAAGCGTGAAGCCCGTAAAAAGGCGGCCGAGGAAGCCAAGCGCAAACTGGCCGAGCAGAAAAGCGATGCGCCGGCGGCCAAAGCCGACCCGGTGGCGGATGCGCTGGCCAAAGCGCAGGCCAGACAGCAATCTCCCGAAGCGCAGCGGGCCAAACTGGAGCGCAACCTGGCGGCGGCCAAGGACCGTCTGGAAAAAGCCCAACGCCCCCTTGAACCGGGCGAGCCGGGTGCCGAGGTTACCGACGAGCAGCGCGAGAAACAGAAAGCACGCATCAAGCAGGCGGAACTGAAAGTCCGTGAAGCGGAAGACAAATTGCACCAGCTGGAGCAAGGCAGCGGTGCCACCAAGGCGCGAGATGACAGCGAAACAAAGCCGGCGGACGACCCGGTATCCGCTGCTATCGCCCGCGCTCAGGCCAAGATGACCATGAGCCCGGAAGACAAACTGAAGTCCAGCCTGGAATCGCTGTACAAGCGCCTGGCGAAAGCCGAGGAAAAAGCCGACGCCGCACGCGCATCCGGCGACGACAAAGCCGATGCCCTGCAACAGGGCGTCGACAAGCTCAAGCAGAAAATTGCCGACACCCAGCAGGAGCTGTCCGAACTGGCGCCGTCCACGGTGGCCGAACCCAGTTCGGCCTCACGCCATACCGACGATGTGGCCAGTATGGCGATCGAGCGGGCGAAAGCGAAAGCCGCCGCGATGGGAACCATGAGTGCCGAAGATAAACAACGGGCCCAGATCGAGTCACTCAAAGCCCGCATTGAGAAAGCCCGCCAGCGACTGGAAAAAGCCGAGGCGGAGCAGGACGAGAACGTGGACGCGTTTCGCACCGGCCTCACCAAGCTGGAAGACAAACTGCAACAACTGACCGAGGGCCGGTAA